The proteins below are encoded in one region of Equus caballus isolate H_3958 breed thoroughbred chromosome 18, TB-T2T, whole genome shotgun sequence:
- the NXPH2 gene encoding neurexophilin-2, which produces MRLRPLPLVVVPGLLQLLFCDSKRVVHATEGLDWEDKDAPGTLVGNVVHSRIINPLRLFVKQSPVPKPGHLAYADSMETFWDWLANITEVQEPLARTKRRPIVKTGKFKKMFGWGDFHSNIKTVKLNLLITGKIVDHGNGTFSVYFRHNSTGLGNVSVSLVPPSKVVEFEVSPQSTLETKESKSFNCRIEYEKTDRAKKTALCNFDPSKICYQEQTQSHVSWLCSKPFKVICIYIAFYSVDYKLVQKVCPDYNYHSETPYLSSG; this is translated from the coding sequence CTATTTTGTGACAGTAAAAGAGTGGTGCATGCCACAGAGGGGCTGGATTGGGAAGACAAAGATGCTCCGGGGACCTTGGTCGGAAACGTGGTGCACTCGAGGATCATCAATCCTCTGCGCCTGTTTGTTAAGCAGTCTCCAGTCCCAAAGCCCGGACACTTGGCATatgcggacagcatggaaaccttttgggattggctgGCCAACATCACGGAGGTTCAGGAGCCATTGGCAAGAACTAAACGGAGGCCAAtagtaaaaactggaaaatttaagaaaatgtttggaTGGGGTGACTTCCATTCTAACATCAAAACTGTTAAACTCAACCTCCTCATCACGGGGAAAATTGTTGACCATGGAAATGGAACCTTCAGTGTTTATTTCCGACACAATTCAACAGGCCTGGGCAATGTTTCAGTGAGTTTGGTACCCCCCTCCAAAGTGGTGGAATTTGAAGTGTCCCCGCAGTCTACCTTGGAGACCAAGGAATCCAAATCTTTCAACTGTCGCATTGAGTATGAAAAAACAGATCGGGCGAAGAAGACCGCCCTGTGCAACTTTGACCCATCAAAGATCTGCTACCAGGAGCAGACTCAGAGCCACGTGTCTTGGTTGTGCTCCAAACCCTTCAAGGTCATTTGCATTTACATTGCCTTTTACAGTGTTGATTATAAACTTGTGCAAAAGGTCTGTCCTGACTACAATTACCATAGTGAGACTCCATACTTATCTTCTGGCTGA